A single region of the Chitinophaga niabensis genome encodes:
- a CDS encoding beta-N-acetylhexosaminidase: MKRSLLLLLAYISVSQVVVAQEQSCPVIPMPNQATFAQDHFLLQDNTPIIANDPALQGTAHSLQKLLLRYTGVRTAIQDKSEQPAIIFQLEKVSNPEGYHLQMSKKAVVISAGNETGLFYGAVSFLQLARKFPGKLIPCWNIKDAPLYKWRGFMLDESRQFFGKEEVKKILDEMAFYKLNRFHWHLTDQPGWRIEIKQYPRLALVGGIGNYHDSIAPAQYYTQQDVAEIVAYAAALHIAVIPEIDMPGHATAANRAYPQFSGGGSAKHPEFTFNPGKEETYQYLSNILKEVDVLFPSQMIHIGGDEVSFGNEKWKTDPAVQDLMKRQKLNSLLDVEHYFLKRMADTVIKLNNSILGWDEVTASSLPPGKTIVFWWRHEKKDELKNALEKGYKVVLCPRLPFYFDFVQDSSATVGRRWPGNLFNELKSVYDFSLNSLPDNVNRNSPLIEGIQANLWTETIASRERMYYLTFPRLIALAEAAWTQTDKKDFVQFEKRLKTALPLLKARGIYYFENPKLTPEPVK; the protein is encoded by the coding sequence ATGAAAAGATCATTATTGCTATTGCTGGCATACATTTCCGTAAGCCAGGTGGTTGTTGCACAGGAGCAGAGTTGCCCGGTGATCCCTATGCCTAACCAGGCCACCTTTGCCCAGGACCATTTCTTATTGCAGGATAATACCCCTATCATCGCCAATGACCCGGCATTACAGGGCACTGCACATTCCCTTCAAAAATTATTACTACGTTATACAGGTGTTCGTACTGCTATCCAGGATAAAAGTGAGCAGCCTGCCATTATTTTTCAACTGGAAAAAGTAAGCAACCCGGAAGGGTATCACCTGCAGATGAGCAAAAAGGCGGTGGTGATCAGCGCAGGAAATGAAACCGGGCTTTTTTACGGAGCGGTCTCTTTTTTACAGCTGGCCAGGAAATTTCCCGGTAAGCTCATTCCCTGCTGGAATATCAAAGATGCACCTTTATATAAGTGGAGAGGTTTTATGCTGGATGAATCCCGCCAGTTCTTTGGAAAAGAAGAAGTGAAAAAGATATTGGATGAAATGGCTTTCTATAAGTTAAACCGTTTCCACTGGCATCTTACAGATCAGCCGGGCTGGAGGATAGAGATCAAACAATATCCGCGTCTTGCCCTTGTGGGAGGGATCGGTAATTACCACGATTCCATTGCTCCTGCTCAGTATTATACCCAGCAGGATGTAGCAGAGATTGTTGCTTATGCAGCAGCACTGCACATTGCCGTTATTCCCGAAATTGATATGCCGGGCCATGCAACTGCAGCTAACAGGGCTTATCCGCAGTTCAGTGGAGGCGGCTCCGCAAAACATCCTGAATTCACTTTCAATCCCGGTAAAGAGGAAACATACCAGTACCTCAGTAATATCCTGAAGGAAGTGGATGTGCTTTTCCCTTCTCAGATGATCCATATTGGCGGTGATGAAGTGAGCTTTGGAAATGAGAAATGGAAAACTGATCCCGCCGTGCAGGACCTGATGAAACGCCAGAAATTGAATTCCCTGCTGGACGTAGAGCATTATTTCCTTAAAAGGATGGCGGATACGGTTATTAAGTTAAACAACAGCATCCTCGGCTGGGATGAAGTAACGGCTTCTTCTTTGCCTCCCGGTAAAACCATCGTTTTCTGGTGGCGCCATGAAAAAAAGGACGAACTAAAGAATGCTTTGGAGAAAGGGTATAAAGTGGTGCTTTGCCCGCGTCTTCCTTTCTATTTTGATTTTGTACAGGATAGTTCCGCTACGGTTGGCCGCAGATGGCCGGGTAACCTGTTCAATGAACTGAAAAGTGTGTATGATTTTTCCCTGAATAGCCTGCCTGATAACGTTAACAGGAACAGCCCGCTGATAGAAGGTATCCAGGCTAACCTCTGGACGGAAACGATCGCTTCCAGGGAGCGGATGTATTACCTTACTTTCCCCAGGTTGATCGCATTAGCCGAAGCTGCCTGGACGCAAACGGATAAGAAGGACTTTGTGCAATTTGAAAAGCGGCTGAAAACAGCGTTACCCTTGTTGAAGGCCCGGGGGATCTACTACTTTGAAAACCCTAAGCTAACACCTGAACCAGTAAAATAA
- a CDS encoding RNA polymerase sigma factor, with protein MDDKCIIAEMKKGNTAAFNNLYDKYYKPLFAFAYTKMGNIQDAEDIVQERFLVLLTNEGIWARITDLRPYLYRMVNNACLHELSAHESKSKKEQLYGQYLVAGHENELPEVLQQMNEEARTRIMTPLLSNLGRQCRRALELVYMEDKSYVEAGKIMGVSKESIKTHLSIGKSYFRKRIDTLINLVALVCLVRLW; from the coding sequence ATGGACGACAAATGCATCATAGCAGAAATGAAAAAAGGTAATACGGCCGCTTTCAACAATTTGTATGACAAATACTATAAGCCGTTATTTGCCTTTGCCTATACAAAAATGGGAAACATTCAGGATGCAGAAGACATCGTGCAGGAGCGCTTCCTGGTGCTGCTGACCAATGAAGGTATCTGGGCACGTATCACAGATCTGCGTCCTTACCTTTACAGGATGGTGAACAATGCCTGTCTCCATGAACTTTCTGCACATGAGTCCAAATCAAAGAAAGAACAACTATACGGCCAGTACCTCGTTGCCGGTCACGAAAACGAACTCCCTGAAGTCCTCCAGCAAATGAATGAGGAGGCCCGCACCCGTATTATGACGCCATTATTGTCCAACCTGGGCCGCCAATGCAGAAGAGCGCTGGAACTCGTTTATATGGAAGATAAATCCTATGTAGAGGCCGGGAAGATCATGGGCGTTTCCAAAGAAAGTATCAAAACACACCTTAGTATAGGGAAAAGCTATTTCAGGAAAAGAATAGATACCCTTATTAATCTTGTGGCACTTGTTTGCCTCGTACGCTTATGGTAG
- a CDS encoding FecR family protein produces the protein MENELYIRELIIKEHFGLISEEEQLELDGILATSEEARKIREEVQQVPSDEAREYLENVDLEAGLDNVYERYHTQRARRRNRIRWVSAAALLAAVAVGAYIWMPGKKAALQPQQIAQATEGSATLQLANGQVITMSDSGQQNINLQNTNVQNNNRVLKFDAKDNEGATGWNTLTVPPTLDYQVVLSDGTQVWLNSTSKIRFPFKFPGDQREVFIEGEAYFTVKQDAARPFIVHAGQADIQVLGTSFNVNAYRATQVITSLVQGKVAVQSGSGKLLLAPGKEVVVATGEPLVMRDFDQQTTLAWRQGEHYFRDASIREIGEMMSRWYDVDLVIDNPEAGNMRLRGKLYRHRPLQSFLDQLNSLGLVQFYWKNNVLHCK, from the coding sequence ATGGAGAATGAATTGTACATACGGGAATTAATCATAAAGGAACACTTTGGGCTTATTTCCGAAGAGGAACAGCTGGAATTGGACGGCATATTGGCCACCAGTGAGGAAGCAAGGAAGATCCGCGAAGAAGTTCAGCAGGTTCCGTCAGATGAGGCACGTGAATATCTCGAAAACGTGGACCTCGAGGCCGGCCTGGATAATGTTTATGAACGATATCATACCCAAAGGGCAAGGCGGCGCAACCGCATCCGCTGGGTTTCTGCCGCTGCATTACTGGCAGCAGTGGCCGTGGGTGCCTATATATGGATGCCCGGCAAAAAAGCCGCACTGCAGCCGCAGCAAATAGCCCAGGCAACAGAAGGCTCTGCCACATTACAGCTGGCAAACGGACAGGTGATCACCATGAGCGATTCCGGCCAGCAGAACATCAACCTGCAGAATACCAATGTTCAGAATAATAACCGTGTGCTGAAATTTGACGCAAAGGACAATGAAGGCGCCACCGGTTGGAACACCCTTACGGTCCCTCCTACGCTGGATTACCAGGTAGTACTGTCAGATGGTACGCAGGTATGGCTGAACAGTACTTCCAAGATCCGTTTTCCCTTTAAATTCCCCGGTGATCAAAGAGAGGTGTTCATAGAAGGGGAAGCCTACTTCACCGTGAAACAGGATGCTGCCCGCCCTTTTATTGTACATGCAGGGCAGGCAGATATACAGGTGCTGGGTACTTCCTTCAACGTGAATGCCTACAGGGCCACACAAGTGATCACTTCACTGGTACAGGGTAAAGTAGCCGTTCAGTCAGGCAGCGGCAAACTGCTCCTGGCCCCCGGTAAAGAAGTGGTGGTAGCCACCGGCGAACCATTGGTAATGCGTGATTTTGACCAGCAAACCACCCTTGCATGGCGCCAGGGCGAACATTATTTCAGGGATGCCTCTATCCGCGAAATAGGAGAAATGATGAGCCGCTGGTATGATGTGGACCTGGTGATAGATAATCCGGAAGCAGGTAATATGCGGCTGCGTGGTAAGCTATACAGGCACCGTCCCCTGCAAAGCTTCCTGGACCAGTTGAACAGTCTCGGACTTGTGCAGTTCTACTGGAAGAACAACGTTTTACATTGTAAATGA
- a CDS encoding fatty acid desaturase family protein: MAKVSFNNKNALFFPSLKASVEEYFQTNNLRKTGNFQLYLKTIVLVPAAVLLYVSLLVFPFHAVAGIALSALLGFVLACIGFNVMHDACHGSYSTKGWVNDTLGLTLNALGGNAFIWKQKHNIIHHTYTNVDGIDDDIAKSPIMRQCSTQTWVPMHRIQHIYVVLVYGISSFAWVFIMDFVKYLSRKVYKTPLQNMKMADHLVFWGSKVLYVAFYIALPIWVVGVQSWLIGFISMHLVMGFTLAIVFQLAHVVEETSFEVVGEDDMVIENEWAIHQIKTTANFAPEDKVVSWFVGGLNYQVEHHLFPRISHVHYPALSKIVESKCKEFGLQYNSMPTMMSAVKSHFRFMRMLGMKPVAATA, from the coding sequence ATGGCCAAAGTATCATTCAACAACAAGAACGCGCTTTTTTTTCCTTCGCTAAAAGCGTCTGTGGAAGAGTATTTCCAAACTAATAATCTGAGGAAAACAGGTAATTTCCAGCTCTATCTTAAAACGATTGTGTTGGTACCTGCGGCAGTTCTGCTGTATGTCAGCCTGCTGGTATTTCCTTTCCATGCGGTAGCCGGGATAGCACTGAGCGCTTTACTGGGCTTTGTATTAGCCTGCATCGGATTTAACGTAATGCACGATGCCTGCCATGGAAGTTATTCTACCAAAGGCTGGGTAAACGATACGCTGGGCCTTACTTTAAATGCGCTGGGCGGTAACGCTTTTATCTGGAAGCAGAAACATAACATTATCCATCACACCTATACAAATGTGGATGGCATAGATGACGATATCGCAAAAAGCCCGATCATGCGCCAGTGCAGTACCCAAACATGGGTGCCTATGCACAGGATCCAGCATATTTATGTAGTGCTGGTTTATGGCATCTCTTCTTTTGCCTGGGTATTTATCATGGATTTTGTAAAATACCTGAGCCGCAAAGTATATAAAACGCCTTTGCAGAACATGAAGATGGCAGATCATCTTGTATTCTGGGGCAGTAAAGTGCTGTACGTGGCATTCTACATTGCATTGCCTATCTGGGTGGTGGGTGTACAGTCCTGGCTGATCGGATTTATTTCCATGCACCTTGTAATGGGCTTTACGTTGGCCATTGTATTCCAGCTGGCGCACGTGGTAGAGGAAACCTCATTTGAAGTAGTTGGAGAAGATGATATGGTGATAGAAAACGAATGGGCTATTCATCAGATCAAGACCACTGCGAATTTTGCACCGGAAGATAAAGTGGTATCATGGTTTGTAGGCGGTCTTAATTACCAGGTAGAACATCACTTGTTCCCCAGGATCAGCCATGTGCATTATCCTGCACTAAGTAAGATCGTTGAATCAAAGTGTAAAGAATTTGGTTTGCAGTATAATTCTATGCCAACTATGATGAGTGCAGTGAAATCGCATTTCAGGTTTATGCGTATGCTGGGTATGAAACCAGTAGCCGCTACGGCATAA
- a CDS encoding SDR family NAD(P)-dependent oxidoreductase, with protein sequence MKNLANKTALVTGGSRGIGAAIAKRLAREGANVAITYQASAEKATALVKEIEQLGVKSIAIQADSADPLAVKKAVDQTARELGGLDILVNNAGIAAYKDVSEMTIEDFDLITAVNIRAVFAGSHAALPYLKKGGRIINIGSCQAERMPTPGGTLYAMSKSALIGLTKGMARDLGKKGITVNAVHPGPIDTDMNPANGPHADFQRSLMALSAFGTADDIAGLVSYLAGPESGYVTGAGFVIDGGTNI encoded by the coding sequence ATGAAAAATTTAGCAAACAAAACAGCCCTGGTAACAGGAGGAAGCCGCGGTATTGGAGCGGCAATAGCAAAAAGACTAGCCCGTGAAGGAGCAAATGTAGCCATTACCTACCAGGCATCTGCGGAAAAAGCAACGGCCCTTGTGAAAGAAATTGAGCAACTGGGTGTGAAAAGTATCGCCATCCAGGCAGACAGTGCTGATCCCCTGGCAGTGAAAAAAGCCGTAGACCAAACTGCCAGGGAATTGGGTGGTTTGGATATCCTGGTGAACAATGCAGGAATTGCAGCTTACAAAGACGTATCTGAAATGACGATCGAAGATTTTGACCTGATCACGGCCGTGAACATCCGTGCCGTATTTGCCGGATCTCATGCTGCCCTGCCTTACCTGAAAAAAGGAGGGAGGATCATCAATATCGGCAGCTGCCAGGCTGAAAGGATGCCTACCCCCGGCGGTACCTTATACGCGATGAGCAAAAGTGCCTTGATTGGCTTAACAAAAGGTATGGCGCGCGACCTGGGTAAAAAAGGTATTACGGTGAATGCCGTTCATCCCGGACCGATCGATACAGATATGAATCCGGCCAATGGCCCACACGCTGATTTTCAACGCTCTCTGATGGCTCTTTCAGCGTTCGGTACTGCTGATGATATTGCAGGCCTGGTATCGTATCTCGCTGGTCCTGAGAGTGGTTATGTAACCGGCGCCGGATTTGTGATAGACGGAGGAACGAATATTTAA
- a CDS encoding winged helix-turn-helix transcriptional regulator, producing MRKEESTNAQNEAALIRNCGMAYALSVIGGRWKPNILYCLLKGKMRYNELRKAIDGVSERMLVAQLRELEEFGLVKRIIYPEVPPKVEYELTELGYSTEPMLNMMSDWGNKNREVSLL from the coding sequence ATGCGGAAGGAAGAGTCTACCAATGCCCAGAACGAGGCTGCACTGATCAGGAATTGTGGAATGGCTTATGCCCTTTCCGTGATCGGCGGCCGCTGGAAACCTAATATCCTGTATTGCCTGTTGAAAGGCAAAATGCGGTATAATGAATTGCGCAAAGCGATTGATGGCGTTTCTGAACGGATGTTGGTAGCACAGTTGCGGGAGCTGGAGGAATTTGGGCTGGTGAAAAGGATCATTTATCCAGAAGTTCCGCCGAAGGTGGAATACGAGTTAACCGAGCTGGGGTATTCTACGGAACCTATGTTAAACATGATGTCCGACTGGGGCAATAAGAACCGGGAAGTATCGCTTTTATAG
- a CDS encoding endonuclease NucS domain-containing protein, whose protein sequence is MQVEHLIRDWLVLNPEFIEKGLEVIEKEHHLPDDIGTSGFIDILCKDIYNNFVIIEIKRSDSAARQTFTEVFKYAELIRTKYRARYSEIRMIVISTHWREIIRAFSLTVFKSPFAIKGLKIFLDDQTKVPKSVEEVVPIEEMSLSRKFMEQQIIYLFTSERKMEHARQVLEQKLNVAHVYNYVVVILNATEAHRPITYPYAMNVAFQIQEKDESLLCIERLRGKRHSDMKEEEFDSEEEYQDYLNDVFMAALEMEKYCDSIEAGYGEKFEATVTGGVWKISSIKRYGTFSIDPRYSEELLLKELKGHDGRSSNKFTGFCESSQKERFNEIKSECQYCLSPTPFWAEIIDYILSKLQQKKEKFRLIVDIYNPDSIVSAFYFALTNGTKNYLPLFHIFIDYIDSDKTEIYIGEIYSLGTSPEFKMFTPMNDNEIFKEVLSFNFMPDNEITAFRMGLHYGVLYSQIINGIESPQQFIELEDDEIRLSNAMYYPIEDYLAENISSLRQMISNYNRVYYKV, encoded by the coding sequence ATGCAGGTGGAGCATTTGATACGAGATTGGCTTGTTCTTAATCCCGAATTTATCGAGAAAGGGCTGGAGGTAATTGAGAAAGAGCATCATTTACCCGATGATATTGGAACAAGTGGGTTTATAGATATTCTATGCAAGGATATCTATAACAATTTTGTAATTATTGAGATTAAAAGATCTGATTCTGCCGCAAGACAAACGTTCACCGAAGTATTTAAATATGCTGAGTTAATAAGAACTAAATATAGGGCCCGCTACAGTGAGATCAGGATGATCGTAATTTCAACTCATTGGAGGGAAATCATAAGAGCATTCTCATTAACCGTTTTTAAGTCACCTTTTGCCATTAAGGGACTTAAGATCTTTCTCGACGATCAAACCAAGGTCCCTAAATCGGTAGAAGAGGTTGTGCCAATTGAGGAGATGTCCCTTTCGAGGAAATTCATGGAACAACAGATTATATATCTGTTCACCTCGGAAAGGAAAATGGAGCATGCCCGACAGGTATTGGAACAGAAGCTTAATGTGGCGCATGTTTATAATTATGTGGTTGTAATCTTAAATGCTACTGAGGCGCACCGACCAATTACATATCCATATGCCATGAATGTTGCATTTCAGATACAAGAAAAGGATGAATCTTTACTTTGCATTGAAAGGTTGAGAGGAAAGCGGCATTCGGATATGAAAGAAGAAGAGTTTGACAGCGAAGAGGAGTATCAGGATTATCTCAATGATGTTTTCATGGCAGCACTCGAAATGGAGAAGTATTGTGATAGTATAGAGGCTGGATATGGTGAGAAGTTTGAGGCAACGGTGACTGGTGGAGTTTGGAAGATTTCATCGATAAAACGATATGGGACATTTAGTATTGATCCTAGATACAGTGAGGAACTGTTGCTTAAAGAGTTAAAGGGGCATGATGGTCGTAGTTCAAATAAGTTTACTGGATTTTGCGAATCAAGTCAAAAAGAACGATTTAATGAGATTAAATCGGAATGCCAATATTGTTTGAGCCCAACCCCGTTTTGGGCTGAAATAATCGATTATATTTTGTCAAAGTTACAGCAGAAGAAGGAAAAATTCAGATTGATAGTTGATATCTACAATCCGGATTCAATTGTATCCGCTTTTTACTTTGCTTTAACCAATGGAACTAAGAATTACCTTCCTCTTTTTCACATTTTTATAGATTATATTGATAGTGACAAAACGGAGATTTATATAGGAGAAATATATTCGCTGGGCACATCGCCAGAGTTTAAGATGTTTACTCCAATGAATGATAACGAAATTTTCAAAGAAGTACTTTCTTTTAATTTTATGCCGGATAATGAGATAACTGCCTTTAGGATGGGATTGCATTATGGCGTTCTTTATTCCCAAATAATTAATGGTATAGAAAGCCCTCAGCAGTTTATTGAGCTGGAAGATGATGAAATAAGGCTAAGTAATGCAATGTATTATCCTATTGAAGATTACCTGGCTGAGAACATTTCGTCTTTAAGGCAGATGATTAGTAATTACAATAGAGTTTACTATAAGGTATAG
- a CDS encoding GNAT family N-acetyltransferase, which produces MTVIETDRLLIRQIRQNDLEDLYAICGNEELMQFTGDGILSKELTQKWIEVTLNNYKTKGFGMYAVCDKPNHQFIGYCGLIYSKYISDNELIYALNKDFWGKGLATEMAYAMVKYGFTTLKMERIYASINPKNLASERILAKVGFKEVFRKKDEAGLDTIYYAIEVWQRPGSDRRVNH; this is translated from the coding sequence ATGACAGTTATAGAAACTGATAGACTACTTATCAGGCAGATAAGGCAGAACGATCTGGAGGATTTATATGCCATTTGTGGTAATGAAGAACTGATGCAGTTTACAGGTGATGGCATACTTTCAAAAGAACTGACTCAAAAATGGATAGAGGTTACCCTTAACAATTATAAAACAAAAGGTTTCGGAATGTATGCTGTATGCGATAAACCCAATCATCAGTTTATTGGCTATTGTGGTTTGATCTATTCTAAGTATATCAGCGATAACGAACTGATTTATGCCCTCAACAAAGATTTTTGGGGTAAGGGTTTGGCAACAGAAATGGCATACGCAATGGTTAAATATGGTTTTACAACCTTAAAAATGGAAAGAATCTATGCTTCTATTAATCCGAAAAATCTGGCATCCGAAAGGATCCTGGCGAAAGTTGGCTTTAAAGAAGTTTTCCGAAAAAAAGATGAAGCAGGTTTGGATACAATCTATTATGCTATTGAGGTTTGGCAACGCCCAGGTTCTGATAGAAGAGTAAATCATTAA
- a CDS encoding SDR family oxidoreductase, with translation MIFYKVRVVNMWSAGSPDSRVFKEVVETDPENGNKFLKQWAEDTMLKELPMMNDIANVAVFLASNMAKMITGVTVDVTAGTTASLNHNVLL, from the coding sequence ATGATTTTTTATAAAGTACGTGTAGTAAACATGTGGTCGGCCGGCTCCCCGGATTCAAGGGTATTTAAAGAGGTTGTAGAAACTGATCCCGAAAATGGCAACAAGTTTCTTAAGCAATGGGCAGAAGACACAATGCTTAAAGAATTGCCCATGATGAACGATATTGCCAATGTGGCCGTATTTCTGGCCAGCAACATGGCTAAAATGATCACCGGTGTAACGGTGGACGTAACGGCCGGTACTACGGCTTCATTAAATCATAATGTACTGCTATAG
- a CDS encoding dihydrofolate reductase family protein, translating into MRKLKLEVQISVDGFIADKNGSMSWMIWPYTPEVWAWDKGLQQYHIEQTTSSDCILLSRNMAGGFHDFWEEVAQNPKDPRYAFAKPTTDMKKVVFSRKLKRSIWKNTEIAKGNYVDYIKRLKEEKGKDIICYGGATFISSLIEAELIDEFNLIINPAIVGAGLPVFNTIKRNQYLKLSKATAFECGIAVLQYQLDKQRST; encoded by the coding sequence ATGAGAAAATTAAAATTAGAAGTACAAATTTCTGTTGATGGTTTCATAGCTGATAAGAATGGTAGCATGAGCTGGATGATCTGGCCCTATACGCCCGAAGTATGGGCATGGGATAAAGGATTACAGCAATACCATATTGAGCAGACTACTTCCTCAGATTGTATTTTGCTAAGCCGGAACATGGCTGGAGGGTTTCATGATTTTTGGGAGGAAGTTGCCCAAAACCCCAAAGATCCGCGGTATGCTTTTGCCAAACCGACTACCGACATGAAGAAGGTAGTGTTCAGCAGGAAGCTCAAAAGATCGATCTGGAAGAATACTGAAATAGCCAAAGGGAATTATGTTGATTACATCAAACGACTAAAAGAAGAAAAGGGGAAGGATATCATCTGTTATGGCGGTGCTACATTTATTTCTTCTTTGATAGAGGCAGAACTGATCGACGAATTTAACCTGATCATTAACCCCGCGATCGTCGGCGCAGGCTTACCGGTTTTTAATACCATCAAAAGAAATCAATACCTGAAGCTAAGCAAAGCCACCGCATTTGAATGCGGAATCGCAGTGCTACAGTATCAGCTGGATAAACAAAGGAGCACATGA